In Fluviicola taffensis DSM 16823, the following are encoded in one genomic region:
- a CDS encoding MlaD family protein — MKIKKEVKAGLIAILAIGLLVTGINFLKGYSFFGGDAKYTAYFPNAGGLGASTSVYLNGVVIGKIISVDYNPSGDSLSKVKMVFTVQEDGLKIPKSSVVETGSVDLLNKGLFLFMGDDLSKGYYKEGEAIQGRVQLDMFGQLKSYANPVMQKVSALVVNVDKTITSLKGFWDTTATSELKTSLEELKYAFKKFGNIADDVEGLVATEKVKLSRIMSNVESITGNLKASNEKISKIVGNFEKVSDDLVTADFKKVINNANTTIEKLNATFAEIESGKGTLGKLLKDEKLYNELVVTNKSLQNLVNDIELHPERYIHFSVFGAKTKGVPITGNEEKKLRNLLDSIPD; from the coding sequence TTGAAGATCAAAAAAGAAGTGAAAGCGGGACTTATTGCAATTCTAGCAATTGGATTACTCGTAACAGGTATTAATTTTTTGAAAGGCTATTCTTTTTTTGGAGGAGATGCGAAGTATACTGCTTATTTCCCAAATGCTGGAGGATTAGGAGCTTCAACTTCTGTTTATCTAAACGGAGTAGTAATTGGTAAAATCATCTCTGTAGATTACAATCCAAGTGGAGATTCATTATCAAAAGTGAAAATGGTTTTTACAGTACAGGAAGATGGATTGAAAATTCCAAAATCATCTGTGGTAGAAACTGGTTCGGTCGATCTTTTAAATAAAGGATTGTTCCTTTTTATGGGTGATGATTTATCCAAAGGGTATTACAAAGAAGGTGAAGCTATTCAAGGTAGGGTTCAATTGGATATGTTCGGACAGTTGAAATCGTATGCAAATCCTGTTATGCAAAAAGTTTCTGCATTGGTTGTGAATGTTGATAAAACAATTACTTCTTTGAAAGGATTTTGGGATACAACAGCAACTTCGGAATTGAAAACTTCTTTGGAAGAATTGAAATATGCGTTTAAAAAGTTTGGAAACATTGCTGATGATGTTGAAGGACTCGTAGCGACTGAAAAAGTGAAGTTGAGCCGGATTATGAGCAATGTAGAGTCAATTACTGGAAACTTGAAGGCTTCCAATGAGAAAATTTCGAAGATTGTTGGAAATTTTGAAAAGGTTTCGGATGATTTAGTAACAGCAGATTTCAAAAAAGTAATCAATAATGCGAATACGACCATTGAAAAGCTGAATGCAACCTTTGCTGAAATTGAATCTGGAAAAGGAACTTTAGGTAAGTTGTTGAAAGATGAGAAATTGTACAATGAATTGGTTGTAACCAATAAGAGTTTACAAAACTTGGTGAATGATATTGAATTACATCCTGAAAGATACATTCACTTCTCTGTTTTTGGTGCTAAAACAAAAGGTGTTCCGATTACTGGAAACGAAGAGAAAAAATTGCGTAACTTGTTAGATTCAATCCCTGATTAA
- a CDS encoding (Fe-S)-binding protein, translated as MVAAIIFSVMLIAGFGWFGINILKIRSNILLGRDIDRKDKPGQRWKTMALVALGQKKMFARPIPALLHLGIYVAFVITQVELIEIITDGIRGSHRIFMSSLGGLYTLAISIIEVLSVAALIATIAFLTRRNILKLPRFKKPEMKGFPTFDANLILVMELILVTCIFTMNGADEALYLKGASHASHEAGSFGFAISSWVGPHLFGGFSVETLHILERIGWWGHWVMVLAFLNYLPYSKHFHILLAFPNTYYSNLEKKGKFTNMEAVTNEVKLMLDPTADPYAAPVADATPQRFGAKDVNDLTWKNLMDAYTCTECGRCTSSCPANITGKKLSPRKIMMDTRDRLVEYADGKRKNGKDYEDGKSLLGDYITEEEVWACTSCNACVQECPVNIDPLAIIVDLRRYLVMEESKMPTELTGMLTNIENNGAPWQFSPADRGNWIHED; from the coding sequence ATGGTAGCTGCAATTATATTTAGTGTAATGCTAATTGCTGGATTCGGGTGGTTTGGAATAAACATCTTGAAAATCCGTTCAAATATTTTATTAGGAAGAGACATTGACAGAAAAGACAAACCTGGACAGCGTTGGAAAACAATGGCATTGGTTGCGTTGGGTCAAAAGAAAATGTTTGCTCGACCAATTCCTGCCTTATTACACCTTGGAATTTATGTAGCCTTTGTAATTACTCAAGTTGAATTAATTGAGATCATCACAGATGGTATTCGAGGATCACACCGCATTTTCATGTCGTCTCTTGGTGGATTATACACCTTAGCAATTTCAATTATTGAAGTGCTTTCCGTTGCGGCCTTAATTGCTACGATTGCTTTTTTAACTCGAAGAAATATATTGAAGCTTCCACGTTTCAAAAAGCCAGAAATGAAAGGGTTTCCAACATTTGATGCAAATCTTATTTTGGTGATGGAACTTATTTTGGTGACTTGTATTTTCACCATGAATGGAGCAGATGAGGCCTTGTATTTGAAAGGAGCTTCGCACGCATCTCATGAAGCTGGATCTTTCGGATTTGCAATTTCATCTTGGGTTGGACCACACCTTTTTGGTGGATTTAGTGTAGAGACTTTACATATTTTAGAACGAATTGGCTGGTGGGGACACTGGGTAATGGTTCTTGCTTTCTTGAATTATTTGCCTTACTCCAAGCATTTCCATATCCTTTTAGCTTTCCCAAATACCTATTATTCCAATTTGGAGAAAAAAGGAAAGTTCACCAATATGGAAGCTGTTACCAATGAGGTGAAATTGATGCTTGATCCAACAGCAGATCCATATGCCGCACCAGTTGCAGACGCAACTCCTCAGCGTTTTGGAGCAAAAGATGTGAATGACTTGACTTGGAAGAATTTGATGGATGCATACACCTGCACTGAATGTGGGCGTTGTACATCTTCTTGTCCTGCAAATATTACGGGTAAAAAACTTTCTCCACGTAAAATCATGATGGATACACGTGATCGACTGGTAGAATATGCGGATGGAAAACGCAAAAACGGAAAAGATTACGAAGATGGAAAATCCTTGCTGGGAGATTACATCACTGAAGAAGAAGTTTGGGCATGTACATCTTGTAATGCATGTGTGCAGGAATGTCCAGTAAACATTGATCCTTTAGCAATTATTGTTGATTTGAGAAGGTATTTAGTAATGGAAGAATCCAAAATGCCAACTGAATTAACTGGAATGCTAACAAATATCGAAAACAACGGAGCTCCTTGGCAATTTTCTCCAGCAGATAGAGGAAATTGGATTCACGAGGATTAA
- a CDS encoding (Fe-S)-binding protein — MSTLHVPTMAEMMAQGQTPDILFWVGCSGSFDDRAKKITKALVRILNECQVNFAVLGAEESCTGDPAKRAGNEFTFQMQAMMNIQVLDGYEVKKIVTACPHCFNTLKNEYPELGGKYEVIHHTQLIQELINSGKLKIKEGGVFKGKKITFHDPCYLGRANDVYEAPRALIEKLDAELVEMKRCKTTGLCCGAGGAQMFKEAEKGNKEVNVERTEDALETEATIIATGCPFCNTMMTDGVKNFNKEHEIQVLDVAELIANAAEL; from the coding sequence ATGAGCACGTTACATGTACCAACAATGGCCGAAATGATGGCGCAAGGACAAACTCCAGATATTTTATTTTGGGTAGGTTGTTCGGGTAGTTTTGATGATAGAGCAAAAAAAATCACGAAGGCTTTGGTTCGTATCTTGAACGAATGTCAAGTCAATTTTGCCGTACTAGGTGCAGAAGAATCGTGTACAGGAGATCCCGCAAAGCGTGCTGGAAATGAATTTACGTTCCAAATGCAAGCAATGATGAATATTCAAGTGCTTGATGGATACGAAGTAAAGAAGATTGTAACGGCTTGTCCTCATTGTTTCAACACTTTAAAGAATGAATATCCTGAGTTAGGAGGGAAATATGAAGTTATTCATCACACCCAATTGATTCAAGAATTGATTAATTCTGGAAAACTAAAAATCAAAGAAGGTGGTGTTTTTAAAGGAAAGAAAATCACTTTTCATGATCCGTGTTATTTAGGAAGAGCGAATGATGTGTATGAAGCACCAAGAGCGTTGATTGAAAAGTTAGATGCTGAATTGGTTGAAATGAAGCGCTGTAAAACAACTGGTTTGTGTTGTGGAGCAGGTGGAGCTCAAATGTTTAAAGAAGCTGAAAAAGGAAATAAAGAAGTGAACGTTGAACGTACGGAAGATGCCTTGGAAACAGAAGCAACAATTATTGCTACTGGTTGTCCTTTCTGTAATACAATGATGACTGATGGAGTGAAAAACTTCAATAAAGAACATGAAATCCAAGTATTGGATGTAGCAGAGTTAATTGCTAATGCTGCAGAATTATAA